The following are from one region of the Etheostoma spectabile isolate EspeVRDwgs_2016 chromosome 15, UIUC_Espe_1.0, whole genome shotgun sequence genome:
- the celf1 gene encoding CUGBP Elav-like family member 1 isoform X9 translates to MASFKLDFLPEMMVDHCSLNSSPVGKKMNGSLDHPDQPDVDAIKMFVGQIPRSWSEEQLRELFEPYGAVYEINVLRDRSQNPPQSKGCCFITYYTRKSALEAQNALHNMKILPGMHHPIQMKPADSEKNNAVEDRKLFIGMISKKCNENDIRLMFSPYGQIEECRILRGPDGLSRGCAFVTFTARQMAQSAIKSMHQSQTMEGCSSPIVVKFADTQKDKEQKRMAQQLQQQMQQLSAASMWGNLTGINSLGPQYLALYLQLLQQSASTGNAFNNLHPVSGLNAMQNLAALAAAATATQVTPTGSSAMTTSSSPLSALTSSGSSPTSSSNSSVNPMASLGALQSLAAGAGAGLNMGSLAGMAALNGSLGSGGLSNGSGNTMEALSQAYSGIQQYAAATLPSLYNQSLLSQQNVSAAGSQKEGPEGANLFIYHLPQEFGDQDLLQMFMPFGNVISAKVFIDKQTNLSKCFGFVSYDNPVSSQAAIQSMNGFQIGMKRLKVQLKRSKNDSKPY, encoded by the exons ATGGCCTCTTTTAAGTTGGATTTTCTCCCTGAAATGATGGTGGACCATTGCTCTTTGAATTCTAGTCCTGT TGGGAAGAAGATGAATGGTTCTCTGGACCACCCTGATCAACCAGATGTTGATGCCATTAAGATGTTCGTAGGACAGATTCCACGGTCCTGGTCTGAAGAGCAGCTTCGTGAGCTGTTTGAACCTTATGGAGCAGTCTATGAGATAAATGTTCTCCGAGACCGCAGCCAGAATCCCCCACAGAGCAAAG GCTGCTGTTTTATAACGTACTATACTCGCAAATCAGCCTTGGAAGCACAGAATGCATTGCACAACATGAAGATTCTGCCAGGG ATGCACCACCCAATCCAGATGAAGCCAGCTGACAGTGAGAAAAACAATG CAGTGGAGGACAGGAAGCTGTTTATTGGAATGATCTCCAAAAAGTGTAACGAGAATGACATCCGACTGATGTTCTCACCATACGGACAGATAGAGGAGTGCCGAATACTTCGAGGCCCTGATGGACTCAGCCGGG gttGTGCATTTGTGACATTCACAGCTAGACAAATGGCCCAGTCAGCCATCAAGTCCATGCACCAGTCCCAGACCATGGAG GGCTGTTCATCACCTATTGTGGTGAAGTTTGCAGACACTCAGAAGGACAAGGAACAGAAACGCATGGCCCAACAACTGCAGCAGCAAATGCAGCAACTTAGTGCTGCTTCCATGTGGGGAAATCTCACTGGGATCAACAGTCTTGGGCCACAATACCTAGCA CTCTACTTACAGTTGCTGCAGCAGTCAGCCTCCACGGGTAATGCATTCAACAACCTGCACCCTGTTTCAG gtctTAATGCCATGCAGAACCTGGCTGCTTTAGCAGCAGCTGCAACTGCCACACAGGTCACGCCCACAGGCTCCAGCGCCATGACAACATCTAGTAGCCCACTAAGTGCACTAACAAGCTCAG GCTCCTCCCCCACCTCCAGCAGCAACTCATCAGTGAACCCCATGGCTTCTCTGGGGGCCCTGCAGTCTCTGGCTGCTGGTGCTGGAGCTGGCCTCAACATGGGCTCCCTGGCAG GCATGGCGGCACTGAATGGCAGCCTTGGCTCTGGAGGCCTGTCTAATGGCTCAGGAAACACCATGGAGGCACTGAGCCAGGCCTACTCAGGCATCCAGCAATATGCTGCTGCCACCCTTCCCAGCCTGTACAACCAGAGCCTGCTCTCCCAGCAGAATGTCTCAGCTGCAGGCAGCCAAAAGGAAG GTCCAGAAGGTGCCAACTTGTTCATTTACCACCTGCCCCAGGAGTTTGGAGACCAGGACCTGCTTCAGATGTTTATGCCCTTTGGAAATGTCATTTCTGCTAAAGTCTTCAttgacaaacagacaaacctCAGCAAGTGTTTTG
- the celf1 gene encoding CUGBP Elav-like family member 1 isoform X14, with the protein MASFKLDFLPEMMVDHCSLNSSPVGKKMNGSLDHPDQPDVDAIKMFVGQIPRSWSEEQLRELFEPYGAVYEINVLRDRSQNPPQSKGCCFITYYTRKSALEAQNALHNMKILPGMHHPIQMKPADSEKNNAVEDRKLFIGMISKKCNENDIRLMFSPYGQIEECRILRGPDGLSRGCAFVTFTARQMAQSAIKSMHQSQTMEGCSSPIVVKFADTQKDKEQKRMAQQLQQQMQQLSAASMWGNLTGINSLGPQYLALYLQLLQQSASTGNAFNNLHPVSGSSPTSSSNSSVNPMASLGALQSLAAGAGAGLNMGSLAGMAALNGSLGSGGLSNGSGNTMEALSQAYSGIQQYAAATLPSLYNQSLLSQQNVSAAGSQKEGPEGANLFIYHLPQEFGDQDLLQMFMPFGNVISAKVFIDKQTNLSKCFGFVSYDNPVSSQAAIQSMNGFQIGMKRLKVQLKRSKNDSKPY; encoded by the exons ATGGCCTCTTTTAAGTTGGATTTTCTCCCTGAAATGATGGTGGACCATTGCTCTTTGAATTCTAGTCCTGT TGGGAAGAAGATGAATGGTTCTCTGGACCACCCTGATCAACCAGATGTTGATGCCATTAAGATGTTCGTAGGACAGATTCCACGGTCCTGGTCTGAAGAGCAGCTTCGTGAGCTGTTTGAACCTTATGGAGCAGTCTATGAGATAAATGTTCTCCGAGACCGCAGCCAGAATCCCCCACAGAGCAAAG GCTGCTGTTTTATAACGTACTATACTCGCAAATCAGCCTTGGAAGCACAGAATGCATTGCACAACATGAAGATTCTGCCAGGG ATGCACCACCCAATCCAGATGAAGCCAGCTGACAGTGAGAAAAACAATG CAGTGGAGGACAGGAAGCTGTTTATTGGAATGATCTCCAAAAAGTGTAACGAGAATGACATCCGACTGATGTTCTCACCATACGGACAGATAGAGGAGTGCCGAATACTTCGAGGCCCTGATGGACTCAGCCGGG gttGTGCATTTGTGACATTCACAGCTAGACAAATGGCCCAGTCAGCCATCAAGTCCATGCACCAGTCCCAGACCATGGAG GGCTGTTCATCACCTATTGTGGTGAAGTTTGCAGACACTCAGAAGGACAAGGAACAGAAACGCATGGCCCAACAACTGCAGCAGCAAATGCAGCAACTTAGTGCTGCTTCCATGTGGGGAAATCTCACTGGGATCAACAGTCTTGGGCCACAATACCTAGCA CTCTACTTACAGTTGCTGCAGCAGTCAGCCTCCACGGGTAATGCATTCAACAACCTGCACCCTGTTTCAG GCTCCTCCCCCACCTCCAGCAGCAACTCATCAGTGAACCCCATGGCTTCTCTGGGGGCCCTGCAGTCTCTGGCTGCTGGTGCTGGAGCTGGCCTCAACATGGGCTCCCTGGCAG GCATGGCGGCACTGAATGGCAGCCTTGGCTCTGGAGGCCTGTCTAATGGCTCAGGAAACACCATGGAGGCACTGAGCCAGGCCTACTCAGGCATCCAGCAATATGCTGCTGCCACCCTTCCCAGCCTGTACAACCAGAGCCTGCTCTCCCAGCAGAATGTCTCAGCTGCAGGCAGCCAAAAGGAAG GTCCAGAAGGTGCCAACTTGTTCATTTACCACCTGCCCCAGGAGTTTGGAGACCAGGACCTGCTTCAGATGTTTATGCCCTTTGGAAATGTCATTTCTGCTAAAGTCTTCAttgacaaacagacaaacctCAGCAAGTGTTTTG
- the celf1 gene encoding CUGBP Elav-like family member 1 isoform X11: MASFKLDFLPEMMVDHCSLNSSPVGKKMNGSLDHPDQPDVDAIKMFVGQIPRSWSEEQLRELFEPYGAVYEINVLRDRSQNPPQSKGCCFITYYTRKSALEAQNALHNMKILPGMHHPIQMKPADSEKNNVEDRKLFIGMISKKCNENDIRLMFSPYGQIEECRILRGPDGLSRGCAFVTFTARQMAQSAIKSMHQSQTMEGCSSPIVVKFADTQKDKEQKRMAQQLQQQMQQLSAASMWGNLTGINSLGPQYLALYLQLLQQSASTGNAFNNLHPVSGLNAMQNLAALAAAATATQVTPTGSSAMTTSSSPLSALTSSGSSPTSSSNSSVNPMASLGALQSLAAGAGAGLNMGSLAGMAALNGSLGSGGLSNGSGNTMEALSQAYSGIQQYAAATLPSLYNQSLLSQQNVSAAGSQKEGPEGANLFIYHLPQEFGDQDLLQMFMPFGNVISAKVFIDKQTNLSKCFGFVSYDNPVSSQAAIQSMNGFQIGMKRLKVQLKRSKNDSKPY; the protein is encoded by the exons ATGGCCTCTTTTAAGTTGGATTTTCTCCCTGAAATGATGGTGGACCATTGCTCTTTGAATTCTAGTCCTGT TGGGAAGAAGATGAATGGTTCTCTGGACCACCCTGATCAACCAGATGTTGATGCCATTAAGATGTTCGTAGGACAGATTCCACGGTCCTGGTCTGAAGAGCAGCTTCGTGAGCTGTTTGAACCTTATGGAGCAGTCTATGAGATAAATGTTCTCCGAGACCGCAGCCAGAATCCCCCACAGAGCAAAG GCTGCTGTTTTATAACGTACTATACTCGCAAATCAGCCTTGGAAGCACAGAATGCATTGCACAACATGAAGATTCTGCCAGGG ATGCACCACCCAATCCAGATGAAGCCAGCTGACAGTGAGAAAAACAATG TGGAGGACAGGAAGCTGTTTATTGGAATGATCTCCAAAAAGTGTAACGAGAATGACATCCGACTGATGTTCTCACCATACGGACAGATAGAGGAGTGCCGAATACTTCGAGGCCCTGATGGACTCAGCCGGG gttGTGCATTTGTGACATTCACAGCTAGACAAATGGCCCAGTCAGCCATCAAGTCCATGCACCAGTCCCAGACCATGGAG GGCTGTTCATCACCTATTGTGGTGAAGTTTGCAGACACTCAGAAGGACAAGGAACAGAAACGCATGGCCCAACAACTGCAGCAGCAAATGCAGCAACTTAGTGCTGCTTCCATGTGGGGAAATCTCACTGGGATCAACAGTCTTGGGCCACAATACCTAGCA CTCTACTTACAGTTGCTGCAGCAGTCAGCCTCCACGGGTAATGCATTCAACAACCTGCACCCTGTTTCAG gtctTAATGCCATGCAGAACCTGGCTGCTTTAGCAGCAGCTGCAACTGCCACACAGGTCACGCCCACAGGCTCCAGCGCCATGACAACATCTAGTAGCCCACTAAGTGCACTAACAAGCTCAG GCTCCTCCCCCACCTCCAGCAGCAACTCATCAGTGAACCCCATGGCTTCTCTGGGGGCCCTGCAGTCTCTGGCTGCTGGTGCTGGAGCTGGCCTCAACATGGGCTCCCTGGCAG GCATGGCGGCACTGAATGGCAGCCTTGGCTCTGGAGGCCTGTCTAATGGCTCAGGAAACACCATGGAGGCACTGAGCCAGGCCTACTCAGGCATCCAGCAATATGCTGCTGCCACCCTTCCCAGCCTGTACAACCAGAGCCTGCTCTCCCAGCAGAATGTCTCAGCTGCAGGCAGCCAAAAGGAAG GTCCAGAAGGTGCCAACTTGTTCATTTACCACCTGCCCCAGGAGTTTGGAGACCAGGACCTGCTTCAGATGTTTATGCCCTTTGGAAATGTCATTTCTGCTAAAGTCTTCAttgacaaacagacaaacctCAGCAAGTGTTTTG
- the celf1 gene encoding CUGBP Elav-like family member 1 isoform X2 yields MDSLDPETLYVSPEQTGQPTLPLPSSEVSNLALGGGKKMNGSLDHPDQPDVDAIKMFVGQIPRSWSEEQLRELFEPYGAVYEINVLRDRSQNPPQSKGCCFITYYTRKSALEAQNALHNMKILPGMHHPIQMKPADSEKNNAVEDRKLFIGMISKKCNENDIRLMFSPYGQIEECRILRGPDGLSRGCAFVTFTARQMAQSAIKSMHQSQTMEGCSSPIVVKFADTQKDKEQKRMAQQLQQQMQQLSAASMWGNLTGINSLGPQYLALYLQLLQQSASTGNAFNNLHPVSGLNAMQNLAALAAAATATQVTPTGSSAMTTSSSPLSALTSSGSSPTSSSNSSVNPMASLGALQSLAAGAGAGLNMGSLAGMAALNGSLGSGGLSNGSGNTMEALSQAYSGIQQYAAATLPSLYNQSLLSQQNVSAAGSQKEASDSRSSGPEGANLFIYHLPQEFGDQDLLQMFMPFGNVISAKVFIDKQTNLSKCFGFVSYDNPVSSQAAIQSMNGFQIGMKRLKVQLKRSKNDSKPY; encoded by the exons ATGGATAGCCTGGACCCTGAAACCCTGTATGTGTCTCCAGAGCAGACTGGACAGCCCACGCTCCCCCTTCCTTCTTCCGAAGTCTCCAACTTGGCACTCGGGGG TGGGAAGAAGATGAATGGTTCTCTGGACCACCCTGATCAACCAGATGTTGATGCCATTAAGATGTTCGTAGGACAGATTCCACGGTCCTGGTCTGAAGAGCAGCTTCGTGAGCTGTTTGAACCTTATGGAGCAGTCTATGAGATAAATGTTCTCCGAGACCGCAGCCAGAATCCCCCACAGAGCAAAG GCTGCTGTTTTATAACGTACTATACTCGCAAATCAGCCTTGGAAGCACAGAATGCATTGCACAACATGAAGATTCTGCCAGGG ATGCACCACCCAATCCAGATGAAGCCAGCTGACAGTGAGAAAAACAATG CAGTGGAGGACAGGAAGCTGTTTATTGGAATGATCTCCAAAAAGTGTAACGAGAATGACATCCGACTGATGTTCTCACCATACGGACAGATAGAGGAGTGCCGAATACTTCGAGGCCCTGATGGACTCAGCCGGG gttGTGCATTTGTGACATTCACAGCTAGACAAATGGCCCAGTCAGCCATCAAGTCCATGCACCAGTCCCAGACCATGGAG GGCTGTTCATCACCTATTGTGGTGAAGTTTGCAGACACTCAGAAGGACAAGGAACAGAAACGCATGGCCCAACAACTGCAGCAGCAAATGCAGCAACTTAGTGCTGCTTCCATGTGGGGAAATCTCACTGGGATCAACAGTCTTGGGCCACAATACCTAGCA CTCTACTTACAGTTGCTGCAGCAGTCAGCCTCCACGGGTAATGCATTCAACAACCTGCACCCTGTTTCAG gtctTAATGCCATGCAGAACCTGGCTGCTTTAGCAGCAGCTGCAACTGCCACACAGGTCACGCCCACAGGCTCCAGCGCCATGACAACATCTAGTAGCCCACTAAGTGCACTAACAAGCTCAG GCTCCTCCCCCACCTCCAGCAGCAACTCATCAGTGAACCCCATGGCTTCTCTGGGGGCCCTGCAGTCTCTGGCTGCTGGTGCTGGAGCTGGCCTCAACATGGGCTCCCTGGCAG GCATGGCGGCACTGAATGGCAGCCTTGGCTCTGGAGGCCTGTCTAATGGCTCAGGAAACACCATGGAGGCACTGAGCCAGGCCTACTCAGGCATCCAGCAATATGCTGCTGCCACCCTTCCCAGCCTGTACAACCAGAGCCTGCTCTCCCAGCAGAATGTCTCAGCTGCAGGCAGCCAAAAGGAAG CCAGCGACAGTCGCAGCTCGG GTCCAGAAGGTGCCAACTTGTTCATTTACCACCTGCCCCAGGAGTTTGGAGACCAGGACCTGCTTCAGATGTTTATGCCCTTTGGAAATGTCATTTCTGCTAAAGTCTTCAttgacaaacagacaaacctCAGCAAGTGTTTTG
- the celf1 gene encoding CUGBP Elav-like family member 1 isoform X10, with product MASFKLDFLPEMMVDHCSLNSSPVGKKMNGSLDHPDQPDVDAIKMFVGQIPRSWSEEQLRELFEPYGAVYEINVLRDRSQNPPQSKGCCFITYYTRKSALEAQNALHNMKILPGMHHPIQMKPADSEKNNVEDRKLFIGMISKKCNENDIRLMFSPYGQIEECRILRGPDGLSRGCAFVTFTARQMAQSAIKSMHQSQTMEGCSSPIVVKFADTQKDKEQKRMAQQLQQQMQQLSAASMWGNLTGINSLGPQYLALYLQLLQQSASTGNAFNNLHPVSGLNAMQNLAALAAAATATQVTPTGSSAMTTSSSPLSALTSSAGSSPTSSSNSSVNPMASLGALQSLAAGAGAGLNMGSLAGMAALNGSLGSGGLSNGSGNTMEALSQAYSGIQQYAAATLPSLYNQSLLSQQNVSAAGSQKEGPEGANLFIYHLPQEFGDQDLLQMFMPFGNVISAKVFIDKQTNLSKCFGFVSYDNPVSSQAAIQSMNGFQIGMKRLKVQLKRSKNDSKPY from the exons ATGGCCTCTTTTAAGTTGGATTTTCTCCCTGAAATGATGGTGGACCATTGCTCTTTGAATTCTAGTCCTGT TGGGAAGAAGATGAATGGTTCTCTGGACCACCCTGATCAACCAGATGTTGATGCCATTAAGATGTTCGTAGGACAGATTCCACGGTCCTGGTCTGAAGAGCAGCTTCGTGAGCTGTTTGAACCTTATGGAGCAGTCTATGAGATAAATGTTCTCCGAGACCGCAGCCAGAATCCCCCACAGAGCAAAG GCTGCTGTTTTATAACGTACTATACTCGCAAATCAGCCTTGGAAGCACAGAATGCATTGCACAACATGAAGATTCTGCCAGGG ATGCACCACCCAATCCAGATGAAGCCAGCTGACAGTGAGAAAAACAATG TGGAGGACAGGAAGCTGTTTATTGGAATGATCTCCAAAAAGTGTAACGAGAATGACATCCGACTGATGTTCTCACCATACGGACAGATAGAGGAGTGCCGAATACTTCGAGGCCCTGATGGACTCAGCCGGG gttGTGCATTTGTGACATTCACAGCTAGACAAATGGCCCAGTCAGCCATCAAGTCCATGCACCAGTCCCAGACCATGGAG GGCTGTTCATCACCTATTGTGGTGAAGTTTGCAGACACTCAGAAGGACAAGGAACAGAAACGCATGGCCCAACAACTGCAGCAGCAAATGCAGCAACTTAGTGCTGCTTCCATGTGGGGAAATCTCACTGGGATCAACAGTCTTGGGCCACAATACCTAGCA CTCTACTTACAGTTGCTGCAGCAGTCAGCCTCCACGGGTAATGCATTCAACAACCTGCACCCTGTTTCAG gtctTAATGCCATGCAGAACCTGGCTGCTTTAGCAGCAGCTGCAACTGCCACACAGGTCACGCCCACAGGCTCCAGCGCCATGACAACATCTAGTAGCCCACTAAGTGCACTAACAAGCTCAG CAGGCTCCTCCCCCACCTCCAGCAGCAACTCATCAGTGAACCCCATGGCTTCTCTGGGGGCCCTGCAGTCTCTGGCTGCTGGTGCTGGAGCTGGCCTCAACATGGGCTCCCTGGCAG GCATGGCGGCACTGAATGGCAGCCTTGGCTCTGGAGGCCTGTCTAATGGCTCAGGAAACACCATGGAGGCACTGAGCCAGGCCTACTCAGGCATCCAGCAATATGCTGCTGCCACCCTTCCCAGCCTGTACAACCAGAGCCTGCTCTCCCAGCAGAATGTCTCAGCTGCAGGCAGCCAAAAGGAAG GTCCAGAAGGTGCCAACTTGTTCATTTACCACCTGCCCCAGGAGTTTGGAGACCAGGACCTGCTTCAGATGTTTATGCCCTTTGGAAATGTCATTTCTGCTAAAGTCTTCAttgacaaacagacaaacctCAGCAAGTGTTTTG
- the celf1 gene encoding CUGBP Elav-like family member 1 isoform X8: protein MASFKLDFLPEMMVDHCSLNSSPVGKKMNGSLDHPDQPDVDAIKMFVGQIPRSWSEEQLRELFEPYGAVYEINVLRDRSQNPPQSKGCCFITYYTRKSALEAQNALHNMKILPGMHHPIQMKPADSEKNNAVEDRKLFIGMISKKCNENDIRLMFSPYGQIEECRILRGPDGLSRGCAFVTFTARQMAQSAIKSMHQSQTMEGCSSPIVVKFADTQKDKEQKRMAQQLQQQMQQLSAASMWGNLTGINSLGPQYLALYLQLLQQSASTGNAFNNLHPVSGLNAMQNLAALAAAATATQVTPTGSSAMTTSSSPLSALTSSAGSSPTSSSNSSVNPMASLGALQSLAAGAGAGLNMGSLAGMAALNGSLGSGGLSNGSGNTMEALSQAYSGIQQYAAATLPSLYNQSLLSQQNVSAAGSQKEGPEGANLFIYHLPQEFGDQDLLQMFMPFGNVISAKVFIDKQTNLSKCFGFVSYDNPVSSQAAIQSMNGFQIGMKRLKVQLKRSKNDSKPY from the exons ATGGCCTCTTTTAAGTTGGATTTTCTCCCTGAAATGATGGTGGACCATTGCTCTTTGAATTCTAGTCCTGT TGGGAAGAAGATGAATGGTTCTCTGGACCACCCTGATCAACCAGATGTTGATGCCATTAAGATGTTCGTAGGACAGATTCCACGGTCCTGGTCTGAAGAGCAGCTTCGTGAGCTGTTTGAACCTTATGGAGCAGTCTATGAGATAAATGTTCTCCGAGACCGCAGCCAGAATCCCCCACAGAGCAAAG GCTGCTGTTTTATAACGTACTATACTCGCAAATCAGCCTTGGAAGCACAGAATGCATTGCACAACATGAAGATTCTGCCAGGG ATGCACCACCCAATCCAGATGAAGCCAGCTGACAGTGAGAAAAACAATG CAGTGGAGGACAGGAAGCTGTTTATTGGAATGATCTCCAAAAAGTGTAACGAGAATGACATCCGACTGATGTTCTCACCATACGGACAGATAGAGGAGTGCCGAATACTTCGAGGCCCTGATGGACTCAGCCGGG gttGTGCATTTGTGACATTCACAGCTAGACAAATGGCCCAGTCAGCCATCAAGTCCATGCACCAGTCCCAGACCATGGAG GGCTGTTCATCACCTATTGTGGTGAAGTTTGCAGACACTCAGAAGGACAAGGAACAGAAACGCATGGCCCAACAACTGCAGCAGCAAATGCAGCAACTTAGTGCTGCTTCCATGTGGGGAAATCTCACTGGGATCAACAGTCTTGGGCCACAATACCTAGCA CTCTACTTACAGTTGCTGCAGCAGTCAGCCTCCACGGGTAATGCATTCAACAACCTGCACCCTGTTTCAG gtctTAATGCCATGCAGAACCTGGCTGCTTTAGCAGCAGCTGCAACTGCCACACAGGTCACGCCCACAGGCTCCAGCGCCATGACAACATCTAGTAGCCCACTAAGTGCACTAACAAGCTCAG CAGGCTCCTCCCCCACCTCCAGCAGCAACTCATCAGTGAACCCCATGGCTTCTCTGGGGGCCCTGCAGTCTCTGGCTGCTGGTGCTGGAGCTGGCCTCAACATGGGCTCCCTGGCAG GCATGGCGGCACTGAATGGCAGCCTTGGCTCTGGAGGCCTGTCTAATGGCTCAGGAAACACCATGGAGGCACTGAGCCAGGCCTACTCAGGCATCCAGCAATATGCTGCTGCCACCCTTCCCAGCCTGTACAACCAGAGCCTGCTCTCCCAGCAGAATGTCTCAGCTGCAGGCAGCCAAAAGGAAG GTCCAGAAGGTGCCAACTTGTTCATTTACCACCTGCCCCAGGAGTTTGGAGACCAGGACCTGCTTCAGATGTTTATGCCCTTTGGAAATGTCATTTCTGCTAAAGTCTTCAttgacaaacagacaaacctCAGCAAGTGTTTTG
- the celf1 gene encoding CUGBP Elav-like family member 1 isoform X7: protein MASFKLDFLPEMMVDHCSLNSSPVGKKMNGSLDHPDQPDVDAIKMFVGQIPRSWSEEQLRELFEPYGAVYEINVLRDRSQNPPQSKGCCFITYYTRKSALEAQNALHNMKILPGMHHPIQMKPADSEKNNAVEDRKLFIGMISKKCNENDIRLMFSPYGQIEECRILRGPDGLSRGCAFVTFTARQMAQSAIKSMHQSQTMEGCSSPIVVKFADTQKDKEQKRMAQQLQQQMQQLSAASMWGNLTGINSLGPQYLALYLQLLQQSASTGNAFNNLHPVSGLNAMQNLAALAAAATATQVTPTGSSAMTTSSSPLSALTSSAGSSPTSSSNSSVNPMASLGALQSLAAGAGAGLNMGSLAGMAALNGSLGSGGLSNGSGNTMEALSQAYSGIQQYAAATLPSLYNQSLLSQQNVSAAGSQKEASDSRSSGPEGANLFIYHLPQEFGDQDLLQMFMPFGNVISAKVFIDKQTNLSKCFGFVSYDNPVSSQAAIQSMNGFQIGMKRLKVQLKRSKNDSKPY from the exons ATGGCCTCTTTTAAGTTGGATTTTCTCCCTGAAATGATGGTGGACCATTGCTCTTTGAATTCTAGTCCTGT TGGGAAGAAGATGAATGGTTCTCTGGACCACCCTGATCAACCAGATGTTGATGCCATTAAGATGTTCGTAGGACAGATTCCACGGTCCTGGTCTGAAGAGCAGCTTCGTGAGCTGTTTGAACCTTATGGAGCAGTCTATGAGATAAATGTTCTCCGAGACCGCAGCCAGAATCCCCCACAGAGCAAAG GCTGCTGTTTTATAACGTACTATACTCGCAAATCAGCCTTGGAAGCACAGAATGCATTGCACAACATGAAGATTCTGCCAGGG ATGCACCACCCAATCCAGATGAAGCCAGCTGACAGTGAGAAAAACAATG CAGTGGAGGACAGGAAGCTGTTTATTGGAATGATCTCCAAAAAGTGTAACGAGAATGACATCCGACTGATGTTCTCACCATACGGACAGATAGAGGAGTGCCGAATACTTCGAGGCCCTGATGGACTCAGCCGGG gttGTGCATTTGTGACATTCACAGCTAGACAAATGGCCCAGTCAGCCATCAAGTCCATGCACCAGTCCCAGACCATGGAG GGCTGTTCATCACCTATTGTGGTGAAGTTTGCAGACACTCAGAAGGACAAGGAACAGAAACGCATGGCCCAACAACTGCAGCAGCAAATGCAGCAACTTAGTGCTGCTTCCATGTGGGGAAATCTCACTGGGATCAACAGTCTTGGGCCACAATACCTAGCA CTCTACTTACAGTTGCTGCAGCAGTCAGCCTCCACGGGTAATGCATTCAACAACCTGCACCCTGTTTCAG gtctTAATGCCATGCAGAACCTGGCTGCTTTAGCAGCAGCTGCAACTGCCACACAGGTCACGCCCACAGGCTCCAGCGCCATGACAACATCTAGTAGCCCACTAAGTGCACTAACAAGCTCAG CAGGCTCCTCCCCCACCTCCAGCAGCAACTCATCAGTGAACCCCATGGCTTCTCTGGGGGCCCTGCAGTCTCTGGCTGCTGGTGCTGGAGCTGGCCTCAACATGGGCTCCCTGGCAG GCATGGCGGCACTGAATGGCAGCCTTGGCTCTGGAGGCCTGTCTAATGGCTCAGGAAACACCATGGAGGCACTGAGCCAGGCCTACTCAGGCATCCAGCAATATGCTGCTGCCACCCTTCCCAGCCTGTACAACCAGAGCCTGCTCTCCCAGCAGAATGTCTCAGCTGCAGGCAGCCAAAAGGAAG CCAGCGACAGTCGCAGCTCGG GTCCAGAAGGTGCCAACTTGTTCATTTACCACCTGCCCCAGGAGTTTGGAGACCAGGACCTGCTTCAGATGTTTATGCCCTTTGGAAATGTCATTTCTGCTAAAGTCTTCAttgacaaacagacaaacctCAGCAAGTGTTTTG